The region GGGACATTTAAAAGACCCTACGGTAATTGTCCGTATCGTAAATGCAAAATTTACTGTGTTGGGTGAGGTTGGGAGCCCAGGTACTTATGATTATGATGAAGAGACTATTACTTTACCTCAGGCTCTCGGGATGGCTGGAGATTTGAGTATATATGGTATGAGAGAGAATGTAATGATTATTAGGGAAGTCGATCAAGTGCGGACTGTTGGGCATATTGATATGACAAAAACGGATTGGTTTAATAGTCCTTATTATTTTATTAAACAAAATGATATAATTGTTGTTGATCAAAACGGTCCCGCAGTTAAAAAAGCTGGATACATAACAAATTATACTGGTTTATTTGGGGTTGTCTCTTTTGCTTTAACTATAATATTACTATTACAAAATTAAAACAAATGGCAGAAGAGAATATAAATAATAGTTTAGAGGAAAATAACTCAAGTATTAATATAAAAGAAGAGATTTTAAATTATTTACATTATTGGAAATGGTTTGTATTATGTCTAATTCTAGGGGTATTAGGTGCTTTTATTTATTTGAGATATACTCCCGAAGTATATCAATCATCAGCTCGAATAAAGATTTTAAATGAATCTAAAGGTTTAGAATTATCATCAAAAGGAGGCGGTGCATTATTCTCTGATTCTAAAAGTCTCGAAAATGAGATTCAGATTATTAAATCTAATCGTTTATTAGCAAAAGTTGTAGATAGTTTAGATTTACATATAAGATATTTTATTGAAGGACAATTTACTAGCAAAGAACAGTGGCAGGGAGCATTAAAATTAGTGTATTTAGAGCCTAACAACAAAATTGGATGGTCTAGATTTAATATTGAGGTTACAGAAAGTGGCTTAAATATTAGTAAAGGTGAAGAGCATTTAGATAAATTTTCAATTAATGGGTATAATCTAAATACGCCAAGAGAAGGTTTCCCTTTTTTAATTCAATCAAAAAAATGGATTAAACAGCATATAGGTTTAACTTATATTGTAACTGTTCAACCAATTTCTTCTGCTGCTAATAGCTTGTCAAACTCTATTTCTATAAGTCAAGTAGGAGCTACAGAGATTCTACAGATATCCATAGCAGGAGAAAATAGACAA is a window of Formosa sediminum DNA encoding:
- a CDS encoding polysaccharide biosynthesis/export family protein, translated to MKLFKLLSIILAFLFITACATKKEILYFQDYENIPKDVIFNTTKIQVNDILNITVKSLVPEAAAPYNRIGSSTGNSNNSGALKQLGYLVSTEGNITFPILGTLLVKNKTTKELETYIRKILIDKGHLKDPTVIVRIVNAKFTVLGEVGSPGTYDYDEETITLPQALGMAGDLSIYGMRENVMIIREVDQVRTVGHIDMTKTDWFNSPYYFIKQNDIIVVDQNGPAVKKAGYITNYTGLFGVVSFALTIILLLQN